Genomic window (Flavobacterium oreochromis):
GCAATTTTAAATTCTGCTGTTGAATTGTTATTTTTGCACCACAACACAACAAATTATATGTATAAACAACTTATTCGTCCGTTACTTTTTAAATTTGATCCAGAAGAAGTACATTATTTTACTTTTAGTACAATTCGTTTATTAAATAAAATACCAGGAATTTCTTTTTAATAAAAAAGAAGTTTCAAATACAAGATAAGCGTTTAGAAAGAGAAGTTTTTGGATTAAAATTTAAGAATCCTGTAGGACTTGCAGCTGGTTTTGATAAAGATGCTAAATTATTTAACGAATTATCTGATTTCGGATTTGGCTTTATAGAAATAGGTACATTAACACCTAAAGCACAAGAAGGAAATCCTAAAAAAAGATTATTCCGATTGTTAGAAGATTCGGCTATTATTAATCGTATGGGATTCAACAATGGAGGGGTAGAAGCTGCTGTTCATCGTTTAAAGAAAAATAAAGGAGTACTTATAGGAGGTAATATTGGAAAAAATAAAATTACGCCTAATGAAAATGCGGTAGATGATTACAAAATATGTTTTGAAGCACTATATGATTATGTAGATTATTTTGTAGTAAATGTAAGCTCTCCTAATACACCTGGTTTACGTGAATTACAAGATAAAGAACCTTTAACAAATTTGTTAAAATCACTTCAAGAACTTAATTTTAAAAAATATGTAGGAGTAGAAGGTATGCAAGGTGAAGTAAAACCTATTTTATTAAAAATTGCACCTGATTTAACAAATGAGCAATTATTAGATATTATTGATATAGTGAAAGATTCCAAAATTGCAGGAGTTATAGCTACTAATACTACAATTTCAAGAGATGGATTGCAATCAGTAAATAAAAATGAAATAGGAGGCCTTTCAGGAAAACCTTTAACAGAACGATCTACAGAAGTAATCCGTTTTTTATCAGAAAAAAGTAATAAAGCATTTCCTATCATTGGAGTAGGAGGTATTCATACCGTAAAGGATGCAATTGATAAGTTAAATGCAGGAGCTAGCTTAGTGCAATTATATACAGGCTTTATATACGAAGGACCTGCTTTAATTAAAGGAATTAATAAAAAAATATTAGAACAAGCCTAATTTTAGATAAAAACTCTCATGAATGCCGAAAAAATTAAGTTAATCGAATGTCCTCGTGATGCAATGCAAGGCATAAAAGACTTTATACCAACTCATAAAAAGATACAATATATACAATCATTATTACGCGTTGGTTTTGATACGATTGATTTTGGAAGTTTTGTATCTGCTAAAGCAATTCCACAAATGCAAGACACAGCTGAAGTTTTGGCTAAACTAGATTTGTCTACTACGCAGAGTAAATTATTAGCTATAGTAGCTAATACACAAGGAGCTCAAAATGCGGCACAATATAAAGAAATTAATTATTTAGGATTTCCTTTCTCTATTTCTGAAAATTTTCAAATGCGTAATACCCATAAAACTATAGCTGAAGCATTAGTTACATTACAAGAAATAATGAATATAGCAGAACAATCAAACAAAGAACTTGTTACTTATATATCTATGGGATTTGGAAACCCTTATGGAGATCCTTGGAATGTAGAAATAGTTGGAGAATGGACTGAAAAATTAGCTTCTATGGGGGTAAAAATCTTATCTTTATCTGATACAATAGGTTCTTCTACTCCTGATGTTATTGAATATTTATTTTCAAATCTTATTCCTAAATACCCAAATATTGAATTTGGAGCCCATTTACATACCACCCCTGATAAATGGTTTGAAAAGGTAGATAGTGCTTATAAAGCAGGTTGTAGACGATTTGATGGAGCTATAAAAGGATATGGAGGATGTCCAATGGCTACCAATAAATTGACAGGAAATATGCCTACTGAAAAAATGTTATCTTATTTTACAACTCAAAGAACAAATCATAATTTAAGTGCTATGAGTTTTGAAAGTGCTTATAATGAAGCATTAAAAATTTTTAATTTTTACCATTAATTTAGATCATAAATTTATTTAAAAATAATCTAAATAAACTTTGTTTTATTTAGAATCAGTCTTTATATTTGTAGTCTCTTATTTTTAAATGATCTAAATAAAATATTAAAATGAACTTCAATAAATTACTATTAGCCTCTTTACCCGTATTTTCTTTAGTAGTTACGTCATGTTCTCAGAACGAGCAAGTTATAACAGATACTACATCATATGTTACGCCAGCTACTTATACTTTTAATCGTAATGGTGTTACTACAATTGATCTTAGTGGTCAAAAGTCTAGAATTTTAATGCTTCAGGAAATTGCAGATTATGTAAAAAATCAAGGAGCTAATGGACTTGCGGTAGATAATGCCAAGTTGTTAAATATGTATGAAAATACAAATTCACCATTTGTAAATGCAGAACTTAATACAACTGTTACAAAACAATTAAAAGATAAAACAGCTGCTTCATTAGATTATTTTTCAACAAACAGTCCAGAGCAAGCTGCTGAAAGAATGTTTTTTGAAGACCAATTAAGAGCAATAGGAAATGCTGGTACTGGAGTAGCAGCTAATGGAGTGGCAGGTATTTTTGAAAAAAGATATTATTCTGCTAACGGATTAGAGCCTGTTCAAGTTGTTCTTAAAGGTTTGATGGGGGGCTTGTTTTATTGATCAAATTTGTAATCATTATTTAAGTGTAAAAAAATTAGATGCAGGTACAAATAAACAAGACAATACAGTTAAAAAACTTAAAACAGGTACAAACTATACTGAAATGGAACATTCATGGGATGAAGCTTATGGCTATATTTACGGAGCTGGTCGTGATGCGGATGGTAAGAATGCTAAGTTTTGGGATAGTTATATAGATCAGGTAAATGCAGATAAAGATTTTAATACTATAAAAGCAGATATAAATTTAGCTTTCAGAACAGGTAGAGCAGCCATCGTAAATAATGATTATGCTACTCGTGATGCTCAAATAGCTATAATTAAAGAAAAATTAGCAAAAGTAGCAGCTGTACGTGCGGTGTATTATCTAATGGAAGGTAAGAAAAATTTAGCAGGAGGGGCAGCAAAAACTTTTCACGGATTATCAGAAGCTTATGGTTTTATTAAATGTTTAAGATATAGTAATAAACAAGCAAGTAATAGCCCTTATTTTTCTAAAGTAGAAGTAGAAGCAATGCTTAAAACTTTATTAGCTGGTAAAAATGGTTTTTGGGATACTGATTATTCAAAAAATAATTTAGAAATATTAGCAAAAAACATTGCGGATAGATTTGGTTTTACAGTAGCACAAGCACAAACAGTTGATTAGTAGAATATATAAATAATAAACTAAATTATAACCAAGTATTAATAAATATTAGTACTTGGTTATATTTGCATTTATAAAGAAATTATGAAAAAGATATTTTTTGCGCTTTTTTTATCCTTACTGATAAGTTGTTCAGATGATAAAAAAATTGATGAGCCTCAAATTACTATAGGTGATAATTATGATAGAAAAGCCATGCTTACGAATTGGGCCGAAAACATTATTATTCCTGCTTATAAAAATTATCAAATAGAGGTTAATAAACTTTATGAAGACGCAAATGTTTTTAAACAAAACCCTACAATTGATAATTTAAATAAAATCAGAACTTCTTGGCTTAATTCTTATAAGTCTTACCAGCATGTTGCTATGTTTAAGATAGGAAAAGCAGAGGATCTATATTTTATTAGCCATACTAATACATATCCTATTAATAGTATTGAAATTAATAAAAATATAAATCTACAAGGATATAATCTTACTTCATTAACACAATTTGATAGACAAGGATATCCCGCTCTTGATTATATGCTTTACGGTTTAGCTGATACAGATCATTCTATTTTAATCTTTTATACAGGTCCAGATGCTCAAAAATATACAACCTACTTGACAGATCTAGTGACTGATTTAAAAAATACAGCAGATACACTATTAAATGATTGGAATACATATAAAAATACATATATATCCAATACAAACAACACTACTTCAGGTTCTGTAAATTTAACTGTAAATGCCTATATAGAATATTTTGAAAAACATATTCGATTAGGAAAAGTAGGTTATCCAGCGGGTAAATTTTCCAATGGCATTCAACCAAATAAAGTAGAAGCATACTTTAAGAAAGATATCTCTAAAATCTTATTAAATGAAGCTGTGCAAGCAAGTGCTGATTTCTTTAATGGGAAATATTTTTCTAGTGATCAAACAGGTCCCTCATTAAAAAGTTATTTAGATCATCTGAATGTGCAAAGAAATAATAAATTATTAAGTACTATTATTAATGATCAGTTTTCTTCAATACAAGTAAAAAACAATGCTCTAGATAATAATTTTGTGAATCAAATAAATACAAATAATAACAAGATGTTAGAATCTTATGATGCTATGCAACTTAATGTATCTTATTTTAAGATAGATATGTTGACAGCCCTTAATATTGCAGTAGGTTATGTTGATTCAGATGGGGATTAATATTAAATCATATTTTAAAAAAACATCATTTTCCGAAACGCTAGCTTTTTACAGGATAGCGTTTGGTTTTATGATGCTTTTTAGTATTATTCGTTTTTGGAGTTATGGATGGATAGAAAAATTATACATAACCCCAAAATATCATTTTACCTATTTTGGTTTTGAATGGATTAAACCCTTAGGAATTTATACTTATCTGATTTTTTTTATTTGTGGACTATCAGCCTTTTTTGTCGCTTTAGGATATCGTTATAAAATAGCAGCTATATCCTTCTTTCTTAGTTTTACTTATATAGAATTAATGGATAAAACAACATATTTAAACCATTATTACTTCATATCTATAATTAGTTTTATTCTGATTTTCCTTCCTGTAAATTGTAATTATTCTCTTGACGTATACTTAGATAAATTTAAATTACGGTCACACGTCTCACAATGGAATATTGATATTCTAAAATTAATGTTAGGAATAGTCTATTTTTATGCAGGATTAATAAAATTAAATTCAGACTGGTTATTAGAAGCACAACCTTTAAAAACATGGCTTCCTATGAATTCAGGTTTGCCAATTATAGGAACTTTATTACTTAAAAGTTGGGTGCATTATGGTATGAGTTGGGCAGGTGCTATTTACGATCTATCTATACCCTTTTTGTTACTCAATAAAAGAACTAGAATAATAGGATTTATATTAGTAGTAGTATTTCATATTTTTACAAAAATATTATTTCCCATAGGAGTTTTTCCTTATGTAATGATCATAAGTACTTTAATTTATTTTTCTCAAAATTTCCATAAAAAAATACTTCAAAAAACAATTGAAATATTACATATTCCTCGTTCTCGATTTGAAACAACATCTTATTCTAAAGCTACTACATCAAAATTTTCAGTGATTTTTTTGAGTCTTTTTATGTTGTTTCAATTAATTTTTCCTTTTAGATATTTGTTATATCCTCAAGAATTATTTTGGACAGAAGAAGGTTTTCGTTTTTCTTGGCGTGTAATGCTAATGGAAAAGGCAGGATATACACAATTTAAAATTGTAGATCAAACGGGAAAAGTAGCATTAGTAGATAATCACAATTTTTTAACACCCTTTCAAGAAAAACAAATGTCATTTCAACCGGATTTTATATTAGAATATGCACATATTCTAAAAAAATACTACCAAGATAATGGATTTGTAAACCCTAAAATATACGTAGAAAGTTTTGTAGCTCTTAATGGAAGATTGAGTCAACCTTATATAGATCCTACAGTAGATTTAGGATCAGAAAATGAATCGTTCAAACATAAAACATGGATTTTACCATTTAAAGATGAAATTAAAGGATTTTAAAATTATAGTACTATTATTACTAGTAACTAAAATGTTTTCGCAAAATACCATAATTGGAAAAGTTGTTTTTAATGGAGTGGGAGTTTCACAAGTTGAAATTTTAGATAAAAATTTAGGTTTAAACTATCTTTCTGATCTAAATGGAAATTTTATAATAAAAAATAATAATCCAACAAACTTAGTTTTTTATAAAGAAGGTTACGAAATCATAGAAAAAAAATTAGTACCATCAGCACAGTTACAGATTATAGAAATAGAACAATTAAAAAGATTATCGGAGGTAAAAATAGTTAGTCAACGTCAAAAAATAAGTGCTATTAGAACCTTAAAGGATGTTGAAGAAACCGCTATATATGCTGGAAAAAAAACAGAAGTAGTCGTACTAAATAATTTAACTGCTAATAAAGCAGTGAATAATGCGCGCCAAATTTTTTCACAAGTTGTAGGTATTACTATGAATGAAAGTATTGATGGTGGTTTACAACTTTCAATAGGAGGCCGTGGTTTAGACCCTAATCGAACAGCTAACTTTAATACACGTCAGAATGATTATGATATTAGTGCAGATGTTTTAGGTTATCCAGAAAGTTATTATGCTACTCCTACAGAGGCAATAGAAGAAATTCAAGTTATTAGAGGAGCTGCATCCCTTCAATATGGTACACAATTTGGAGGAATGATAAACTTTAAAATTAAAAAACCAACAGCTAAACCTCTAGAAGCTATTTCTCGTTTTACAGCCGGTTCTTTTAATACATATGCTAATTTTACTAGCTTAAGTGGAACAAAAGATAAATGGAGTTATTATACATTTTATAATTATAAAAAAGGAGATGGATTTAGACCAAATTCAAATTTTGAATCAAAAAATTATTTCGGTAATTTAAATTATAAGTTATCTGATAGAACGTCATTGCATTTAGATTATACACATTTTAATTATTTAGCTAAACAGCCTGGAGGTCTTACAAATGGAATGTTTGCTAATGATCCTTTTCAAAGTAATAGATCCCGTAACTGGTTTTCTGTAAATTGGAATCTATTTGCTTTACGATTAAAACACAAATTTCATAATGATGCTGATTTTTCATTACAATTATTCGGATTAGACGCATATAGAAAAGCATTAGGATACCGTTCTAATAGAGTTTCTAATCCAGATACCCCTAATACTGAAAGAGACTTAATCATAGGAGAGTTTAAAAATTGGGGAGTTGAGGCACGATATTTAAATAAATATACCTTATGGAATAAACGTAATGCTTTTTTAATAGGAGCTAAATATTATCAATCTAAAAATTCAGGCGTACAAGGTCCTGGAAGTTCTACTTCAGATGCAGATTTTGCTATTGCTGATGAACAATTTCCATATTATCAAAATCAATCATCTTATAGTTATCCAAATTTAAATATCTCATTATTTGGTGAAAATATTTTTAAATTAACCGATCATTTTTCAATTACACCAGGTTTTAGATATGAATATATTAAAACTCAAGCCGTAGGTTTTTTTAGAGTAATTAATAGAGATTTAGCGGGAAATATAAATATTGATAAAACAGAATTTGAAGATAGAGTTTTTGAAAGAAAATTTGCACTACTCGGCTTAGGATTTAGTTATAAACCCAAACTTGGTGTAGAATTATATGCTAATGTAACACAAAATTATCGCTCAGTAACTTTTAATGACATAAGAACAGCCAGCCCAAGTATAGTAGTAGCAGATGATATAACAGATGAAAAAGGATATGGCTCAGATATAGGAATTCGAGGAAAAATAGGAAATATACTAAGTTATGATATTAACGGATTTGGTTTATTATATGACAATAAAATTGGTGAATATAGTGCTCGTGATCCAAAAGGGTTAAAGCCAGATGTACGCTTACGCGATAATATAGGAACAGGTATGACTTATGGTCTTGAATCATTAGTTAATATCAATCTTTTAAAAATGATTTTACCTGATAACTTAAATTTTAAAATAGATGGATTTTCAAACATATCTATTACAAAATCTAAATACATAAAATCTGATATTCCTAATATAAAAGGGAATCATGTTGAATTTGTTCCTTTATATAACCTTAAATCAGGAGTAACCTTAGGGTATAAAAATCTATTAATTAGCACACAATATACTTACGTATCATCACAGTTTACAGATGCTTCTAATAGAGTTTCTGATCAAAATGATTTATCAGGTATATTTGGAGGAATTCCTTCGTATAATGTACTAGATTTATCTGCTTCATATAAATTCAATCGTTTTAAATTAGAAGCGAGTGTTAACAACTTGACAAATAATAAATATTTTACTAAAAGAGCAACAGGATATCCAGGACCAGGTATTATTCCCTCAGAACCTCGAGTATATTATTTAACTTTAGAAGTTAAGTTATAATGTAAATCAGGTTATAAATTAATTGTAGAATAGAATATTATTTTACTTTCTTTTTAATGATTATTTATTTTATATAAAAAAAAACTCCGTTTTAAACATGAAGCGGAGTTTTACTTTTTTAAGAAAAAATATAATTATAATTCTCCCTCGTGATCAAAATAGCCTTTAACTTTTATTTTAGTAGAAAAGAAATTTAAAAACAAGACCACAAAAGATAAGAAAAACATAGATTGTATACTTACTAATACTTTTCCTAACAAAGTTACAGGATGAAAATCACCATATCCTATAGAATTAGAAGTAATAAGACTAAAATAGATAGGTTCAAACCAATGTTTAAAAGGTTTATTCATCTGATGTCCCATAGCATATAATACTCCAAAACCAATAACAACTTCGGCATAATTTAAAAATAATAATAGCATAGATCGTTTATACGAACGAGGTCTTGAGAATAAATCAGAAGCAAATATTAAAGTTGGGATATAAAAAAATGTTTCTAACAGAAGATAAACCATTATACTAATTATAAAAAAATTATTTTGGTATCCATTTATTAATATAGTAAGAGGAAAAATTACCTTAGCTAATACATAAAAATCTATTGTAATATCTTCATATTCAAAATTTATCTTGTGAGCCAGTTGTTTTATATAAATTCCTGGAAAAAGTAACTGAGAAGAAGATAATAATAGACGAACAATTTTTTCAATACCACTATCATCCTGATGGTCATTATTCCATATTGAAATGATATTTAGTATGCGTTTTTTTATAGGATCCTGTTGAGGCTTATCTTTTTATGATGCCTTCCTAAAATTAGTTTTTTATTTAAAAAATTAAATGGCATAGTAAAAAGTATTATAATTTAAAAGGTGAGTATTTCTAAAATAACTCAATTTATTTAGTACCAAGATAAACGATTAATTAGAAACATTATAAGAATGTTTGTAACGCTGTAGCGTTACAAATATACGGTTTCGATATATAGCAATAAAGTATTTTATTAATTAGATTTTACTTCTTTTCATTCATTCAAAATATATAATAACAATTCAGGTATTAAAATTTACAGTTGAGTATTAATTTATTTTTTTCAAAACTATAGTTTTTCATATTTGAGCTATTAAAATAAATAGACTAATGAAAAATTTACTAAAGATTTTAATGATTTTTTATTCAATATTTTCCTTTTCTCAAATTAAAATAGAAGGAAAAGTAGTAGATAAAAAACAACATCCTATTAAAGGAGCTAATGTTTTTATAGAAGGAACTTATGATGGGAGTACTACTTTGTCAGACGGAACTTTTTATTTTGAAACAAATGAAAAAGGATTACATAATTTAATTATAAATCAGTTAGGTTTTGATCAACTAAAAGAATTAATAACAATAGAGAAGAATCAAACGAAAATCTACATGTTAAAAACAGCTGTAAATGCCTTAGATGCTGTTATGATTACAGCTGGAACAATAAAAGCAGGCGATAATAGTAAAGCATCAGCATTAAAACCATTAGATATATTAACTACAGCAGGTGCATTAGGTGATGTTGTGGGGGCTTTTCAAACAATGCCAGGCGCACAAATAAATGGAGAAAGTGGGCGCTTGTTAGTCAGAGGAGGAGAAAGTGAGGAAACACAAACATATATAGATGGAATTAGAGTGGCACAACCTTATGGTGTTACACCTAATAATTTACCTACTAGAAGTCGATTTTCACCTTTATTATTTAATGGAATGACATTTTCTACAGGAGGCTACTCTGCTGAATTTGGTGATGCTTTATCAAGTATTTTATTAATGAATACAATTAATGAACCAGAAATAGAAAAAAACAGACTTAGGCATGATGTCAGTTGGAGCATCAATAGGTCAAACTAAAAAATGGAGTAAAACTTCAGTTAGTTTTAATACCTCTTATATTAATTTAGGCCCCTATCAGTGGTTAGTCCCTCAGAAAATTCAATGGAATAAAGCCTACCAGACTTTTGGAGGTGAAAGTGTTTTTAGACAAAAAATGAATAATGGAATTTTTAAACTATACCTAGCTCTAGACTATTCCTCATTTGATTTAAATCAAATTCAAACAGGAACATTAATTTCTAAGAGAATTAACAATCAAAATAATAATTTATATATTAATTCCTTTTATAAAATAAAATTTGCTAATGGATGGGCATTTAATGCAGGAGGTAGCTTAGGTAGAAATAAAGTAGAAATAGAATTAAATCAAGATAATTTAAATACGAAAGAATTAGCAACTCATTTAAAATTAAAAATAGATAAAAAGTTTTCGAATCTATTTAGTTTATCTTTTGGTGGCGATCATCTTTATACTCATCTTGATGAACAGTATATCGTTAAAAATACAACCTCATATATATTAGGTTATAAAAGTCAAATAGGAGCATTATTTGCAGAATCAGATTTATACTTATCAAATGATTTTGCACTAAAGTTAGGAGCTCGTTTTATGTATAATGACTTATTGAACAAAAAAGTATTAGAACCAAGAGTCTCATTAGCATATAAAGTTTCTAATAATAGTCAGTTTTCATTAGCATATGGTGATTTTCATCAAACTCCTAAACAAGAATATTTAAAATATAATACCTCATTAAATTTTGAAAAAGCACAACATTATATTATAAATTATTTGTATACAGCTAATAAAAGAACATTACGAGCTGAATTTTATTTCAAAAAATACCAGGATCTTATAAAGTATAATACAATACAACCTTTGTATAATTCAATTTTTACAAATGATGGCTATGGATATGCTAAAGGATTTGACCTCTTTTGGAGAGATAATAGTACATTTAAGAAAGTAGAATATTGGTTGACTTATAGTTATATTGATAGTAAACGTGATTTTAAAAATTATTCATATGCTGTTACTCCAAGTTTTATAGCTAATCATACCTTATCATTAGTAGGAAAATATTGGATAGAAAATTGGAAATCACAAGTAAGTATAACAAACAGTTTTGCAACAGGAAGATCTTATAATAATCCAAATGAAATTCAATTTATGAATGGAAGGACTAAATCTTATAACAATTTAAGTCTTAGTTGGGCTTATTTATTAACCACTCAAAAAATACTTTATTTTTCAGTTTCCAATGTTTTAGGACGTGACAATATTTTTGGTTATCAATACGCTTCACATCCTGATTTAAATGGCATTTATCAAAGAGATACTATTCGTCAACCAGCTGATCGTTTTTTCTTTATTGGTTTCTTTTGGACTTTAAGTAAGGATAAAAAAAGAACCAATTGGATAATTTGTGATTTACTTAATTATATAATATAAATAGTGATTTTTTGACTTTTATTAATAAAATACAATTCATCTATTAAAAATTACAGTTCAGTCATCATGAATTTTTTTAGCGTAATTGATGAAGTAATTTTGAAATAGAAAATAAAATTATTTAGAAACATTTAAAACTTTAACAACTATGGTACGTTTTTTAACATTTTTAGCAATTCTAATTAGTTCAACAATTTTTGCTCAAGAAGGAAAATTTGAACAAGGTATGGGAAAAGCATTAGCTAATTGGAAAGAAGGAAAAATAATGGAAGCTTCAGCTATTTTTGAGCGTATAGCATCAGCTGAAAAAAAACAATGGTTACCAGATTATTATATAGCTCTCATTAATTGTACAGAAGCATTTAACCCTCTAAATAAAGAACAAGTAACAGTTCTCATAGATAAGGCACAATTAGCATTAGAATCTGCTAAAATAAAAAATAATAAAAGTGAAGAAATCAATATTTTACAAGCATTAATTTATACTGTAACTTTAATTCAGGATCCTATAAATAATTCTATAAAATATTCTCCTTTAGTTATGACAGAATATCAAAAAGCATTAGCTATTAATCCTAATAATCCAAGAGCTGTTTTTGGAAAAGCAGAATTTGAATTAGGAAGTGCTAAATGGACAGGGATAGATACAAAACCATTGTGTGCAGAAATTTATCGTTCATTAGAACTTTTTACTAATTTTAAACCAGAATCATCTTTTCATCCTAAATGGGGATTTGAACGAGCTAAACAAGTTGCAGCTACTTGTAAATAATAGAATAGATACAATAAATAAAGAATATAAATGAATAAATGGATTTCAACAACACCGCGTGCAATTCTAATTAGTTTTTTTATTGGTTTAGTATTATTGTTTATTAATTATCTTAATGGAGCAATTATAACTTGGACTTATTTAAAATGGAGTTTCTTTTATGCTTTTCTTTATGGATTAACTTTATTTTATGCTAATGGTATCGTCTTTGTATTCTTTGATCGTTTATTTACAGAAAACAGATTTGCTCCCAAACGACTTATTCTAGGTAGTATAGCTTCATTTATAGTATCATTATTCGTAATTTTTATTTTAAGAATTTTTGAGAGTTTAGTCATTGATGATGATACTTTTTTAGAATTTATAAAAAATGAGAAAGCTTCTAATTATGTAGTATCTATGGTTATTACCTTAATTGTTACTTTAGGTTTATATCTCTTTCATTTTTATAAAAATTATCAAGAACATAAACTAACAGAACAAAAAGTAATTGCAGGAACTGCTTCCGCTAAATTTGAAACATTAAAAAATCAAATAGATCCTCATTTTTTATTTAATAGTTTAAACGTATTAAGTTCTTTAATTGAAGAAAATCCAGAGCAAGCACAACGATTTACAACCTCATTATCTAAAATTTATCGTTATGTATTAGAACAAAAAGATAAAGAATTAGTATCTGTAGAAGAAGAACTATCTTTTGCAAAAACTTATATGAATTTGCTTAAAATGCGATTTGAAAATAGTTTAAGTTTTCAATTACCAGTAGATTTTAATAATGCAGAAGCTAAAGTCGTTCCGCTTTCACTTCAGTTACTTTTAGAAAATACAATCAAGCATAATATTGTAAGTGAAAAAAAACCTTTGGAAATAAAAATTTTTATTGAAAATAACTATTTAGTAGTTGAAAATAATTTACAAAAAAAAGAAGTATTACAAGAACGTAAAGGAGTAGGATTACAAAATATTATTAATCGTTACGGATTAATTTCTTCTAGAAAAGTTCTAATTCAACAAAATAGTATTTTTTTTAGAGTTTATATTCCTATTTTAACAAAACAAGTTGCAATCATGGAAACACAAGATATTTATAATGAAAATTTAGCTTTTACTAAAGCTAAGGAAAAAGTAGAAAAATTAAAATCGTTTTATGGAAATTTGATTTCTTATTGCTGTATAATCCCCGTTTTAATATTCATTAATTCAAAAACTTCCAATTTCAATTGGTTCTGGTTTCCTGCAATAGGTTGGGGAATGGGATTGTTTTTTAAAGCTATAGAAGTTTTTGGTTACGGAAAAAATTGGGAAGAACGTAAAATCCAAGAAATTTTAAAAAGAGAAGATCCTGAAAATAAAAAATGGAATTAGTATGAGAACGAATACAAAAAATGAGAATATTGAAATGATACGCGAAAAAGTAAGAAGGATTAAAAGCTATTATACACATTTATCAATTTTTGGAATAGTATTAGTCTTATATGTTTTCAAAACTTATTTTGGATTATCTTTTAGTTTTTTTCCATTGAAATGGTT
Coding sequences:
- a CDS encoding TonB-dependent receptor family protein — its product is MKLKDFKIIVLLLLVTKMFSQNTIIGKVVFNGVGVSQVEILDKNLGLNYLSDLNGNFIIKNNNPTNLVFYKEGYEIIEKKLVPSAQLQIIEIEQLKRLSEVKIVSQRQKISAIRTLKDVEETAIYAGKKTEVVVLNNLTANKAVNNARQIFSQVVGITMNESIDGGLQLSIGGRGLDPNRTANFNTRQNDYDISADVLGYPESYYATPTEAIEEIQVIRGAASLQYGTQFGGMINFKIKKPTAKPLEAISRFTAGSFNTYANFTSLSGTKDKWSYYTFYNYKKGDGFRPNSNFESKNYFGNLNYKLSDRTSLHLDYTHFNYLAKQPGGLTNGMFANDPFQSNRSRNWFSVNWNLFALRLKHKFHNDADFSLQLFGLDAYRKALGYRSNRVSNPDTPNTERDLIIGEFKNWGVEARYLNKYTLWNKRNAFLIGAKYYQSKNSGVQGPGSSTSDADFAIADEQFPYYQNQSSYSYPNLNISLFGENIFKLTDHFSITPGFRYEYIKTQAVGFFRVINRDLAGNINIDKTEFEDRVFERKFALLGLGFSYKPKLGVELYANVTQNYRSVTFNDIRTASPSIVVADDITDEKGYGSDIGIRGKIGNILSYDINGFGLLYDNKIGEYSARDPKGLKPDVRLRDNIGTGMTYGLESLVNINLLKMILPDNLNFKIDGFSNISITKSKYIKSDIPNIKGNHVEFVPLYNLKSGVTLGYKNLLISTQYTYVSSQFTDASNRVSDQNDLSGIFGGIPSYNVLDLSASYKFNRFKLEASVNNLTNNKYFTKRATGYPGPGIIPSEPRVYYLTLEVKL
- a CDS encoding potassium channel family protein; this translates as MVYLLLETFFYIPTLIFASDLFSRPRSYKRSMLLLFLNYAEVVIGFGVLYAMGHQMNKPFKHWFEPIYFSLITSNSIGYGDFHPVTLLGKVLVSIQSMFFLSFVVLFLNFFSTKIKVKGYFDHEGEL
- a CDS encoding carboxypeptidase-like regulatory domain-containing protein — protein: MKNLLKILMIFYSIFSFSQIKIEGKVVDKKQHPIKGANVFIEGTYDGSTTLSDGTFYFETNEKGLHNLIINQLGFDQLKELITIEKNQTKIYMLKTAVNALDAVMITAGTIKAGDNSKASALKPLDILTTAGALGDVVGAFQTMPGAQINGESGRLLVRGGESEETQTYIDGIRVAQPYGVTPNNLPTRSRFSPLLFNGMTFSTGGYSAEFGDALSSILLMNTINEPEIEKNRLRHDVSWSINRSN
- a CDS encoding TonB-dependent receptor plug domain-containing protein — encoded protein: MMSVGASIGQTKKWSKTSVSFNTSYINLGPYQWLVPQKIQWNKAYQTFGGESVFRQKMNNGIFKLYLALDYSSFDLNQIQTGTLISKRINNQNNNLYINSFYKIKFANGWAFNAGGSLGRNKVEIELNQDNLNTKELATHLKLKIDKKFSNLFSLSFGGDHLYTHLDEQYIVKNTTSYILGYKSQIGALFAESDLYLSNDFALKLGARFMYNDLLNKKVLEPRVSLAYKVSNNSQFSLAYGDFHQTPKQEYLKYNTSLNFEKAQHYIINYLYTANKRTLRAEFYFKKYQDLIKYNTIQPLYNSIFTNDGYGYAKGFDLFWRDNSTFKKVEYWLTYSYIDSKRDFKNYSYAVTPSFIANHTLSLVGKYWIENWKSQVSITNSFATGRSYNNPNEIQFMNGRTKSYNNLSLSWAYLLTTQKILYFSVSNVLGRDNIFGYQYASHPDLNGIYQRDTIRQPADRFFFIGFFWTLSKDKKRTNWIICDLLNYII